The nucleotide window CAATTCTTTCTCAATTCACTATGACTTAGGCCGTGTTTAGTTCTctcccaaaatgccaaatttttcaagattctccgtcacatcgaatctttggacgcatgcatgaagcattaaatataaataaaaaataaaactagttacacagtttagacgaaatccacgagacgaatcttttaagcctaattagactgtgattggacactaattgccaaataacaactaaaacgctacagtagcgttttgccaaaaGTTTTGGCATCCAAACTGACCCTTACCCAAATATGATCAATCCCTTATCGTTCCCAATGGTGAGTTTGAAGTTCTTCACTAACGGTAACGATACAAGTCTTTAGACATGTATGTAGTGGATCGGACTTAAAAGTGCTACCAAATGGCTGTTTCTGGATTGTCCTTTTATGTAAAGCTTGGGTTGGTCGAATTGCTTCTTGGCTTACAAATGAGTTTTTACAAATGTTGATATCTGGAGCTGATTAAAAAAAATGGCCAGATTAGGATAGAGAAGAGAAGTTATGAAAGGCGCACTACAATGTACGGACATATTTACTTAGAATTTTGTTGACTCCTGTGTATGTTTCAACCGTTAGGTGGTTTGGAACTTAAATTCAAGAAGAGTAAAGGTACATCTGACGAAGTTCACTTGTAGGTGTCACATAGATGATGACTGTTCACTATCTCTATCTTCTCTATGCTTGAATTCAGAACTGTAGATAGAATGCCGCAAAATTGTTTAGACAGATCTGATAGGTTCAAACCTTACAGGTCAAACATCAGACAGATTTGCTTGTAGGTTTCACATGGCTCATGGTAGTTCATCATCTCTTCTCCTGCCTGAAGTTACTACTGTATGCGGAACATTGTAGTATTTCTTTCTCGTAGTGATAGTAGCAATAAACATATTTGTTTTTTCTTCTCCTGCCTGGTTTTTACAGCCATGGAGCCATGGAGGTAGCAACTCTGGCGTCTCTTCCTATGAGTATGCACTTACAAGTATGCAATTATCTTCAGCAAAGACCTGCATAATCTGCAGGTCCATATGGCTGGAACCATTCAGCTAGGAATCCTTTCTTCCTTTTAGGGTTGCATCCCATATCTTGGCACAACAGATCATTTAACCAGATGTTAGTGGTGCTTATGCAGGACCTGCGAAAATATTTCCCGTTGTATAGATTCTTGTACTCTGCCCATTCTGTTACACTCTTCTCCATACATCTTATGCTTGGCAATTTGAAGCCACCGGCCAGAAAATGAGCTACCCAATTGCTCATCCTCTCTGAGGCATATATATTAGTAAGGCTCTCAGAGTAACCGACTATAGCCAACTGAGGAATCCGGGGATGGATACATTCTCTGTATTGTATTCAATCAATTAGATAAAATGAGATTACTGAAACCAACATACTATTGACTTTAACAAGTAAActttaaaatttgaaaaaaaaattatactgACTTCATATCTCAAGTTTATTAATATTGTATCATCTACAATCCAACCGAAGTTAAACATGCCTACTGTTATGTCCTAGTCTCTAGAGGCACTCCGAAAATCAAGACTATTCAAAATCTGTTACTAGTATAAAGCATGGCCAAAGGATGCGTGTTTCTTTAATCACTGTGAATAGATCGCTTTCATGGAAATTGTGCAGTGGTGCActatgttcgcttgtcttatgagccgtactttttcagtgaaggaacattgtttttctctcacaacaaatcaacgaacggtacttttcagcttgtcttttcagcgaagcgaaacTGAACTATATGTCATATCTGGTCTTCAAAAAAGTCCTGTGATGTGGCTTCCTACTTTATCATTGAACTGTTATTTGTTTGTTCTTTCATTCAATACACGTTTCAAACTTGTTAACTGGTGAGTGCCTAAGTGGTACACTAGTTTTGTGGAGTTGATGTTCTCCCTTGTCCATTGCAGCTCTGATATCAAATGTAGTGTTGATTGGTACTTCAAATATGCAGACAAAGGTGTACCTGTATAGAGGAGCTGCTGTATCCGGTGATCCTGCTACTATCTTTCTGCACCAATTTGCTGTGAAGATGTCCCTAAGCTTCTGATCTCCTCTGAATCCTGTTGCCAGAATTACAATATCACTTTTTATGGTTTCATTTCTGTCTTGCAGGATGATTCCATCACTAGAAAAGTTGAATGCCTTAGATTTCTTTAGAATAATGCTGCCTTTGTCGACCCTGTCATAGAAACCTTCTGGCAGCATTGCAATCAAGCATGAAGACATAGCAAAGGAGAAGCTGTAGTCAGGGACCATCCCATGCTTTTGTAAAGGAATGCTCCACTTGTAGTATGTTTCAATTACTTTAGAGATCGCCCACCTCTGAAACAATAGGTAAACTTTAAGCTATCTAGATTCTACAGGCTATTGTCTGAATGTGCTCTTTATTTGAAGATGTGATCTTATAATTACCAAGGGAGAGAGTGCAGCGGCCAACATATAACGTAAAAATCCTTCACCAGGTTTATGAACTAGAAGCTGCGAGATGCGATTCAGATAGAAGTAACTGAGGTCAACTCCCCATATGCTGGACTTGTGGACCAGCCAGTGCTTTGTTCTATATATGATGGTGCATGGCTGTGTGGCACCTGCATTGAAACAGAACTGTTAACCACCATACTCTTTAGAATTATTTTCTCTAGTTAGATTAGAGAAGTTCTAGTTGTGGACTTACCGTTCACCTTGGCAACGTCTGCGGCAATGTCAAATGCTGATTTACCAGAGCCAATTATGGTCACACGCTTCCCCTTAACAAACTGAGCAACATCATCCATGTAAGAATAGTCCAGTGAGTGCAGTATTTTCCCCTTGAACAACTCAGGCCCATTCACTGGAAATTCTGGGATATTAGGCGTTCCACTGTGTCTTCCAATGCACAGGATGagaaaatccaccataaaaacctGTAACAGTAGATTGCACAATAAAGACTTGCAATATGGAGGATAAAAATGTGGTAGTAATGTTTCTGGATAGGAAATttcatttccattgcttctttccATACGCACCAATTTAGGTTGATACAAAGGATGGAAACAACAacaatctgaactctctttgacACAGACAATATGAGGAGAATACACATACCTCAGTGCTACCGACTCTCAAATCCTGGACCGTGAGACGCCATCCTCCACCCTTCACCGCTCCGAATGCTGTCCCATTGCCAGACCACTGCTCCCAGCTCATGATCTCTTCCTCAGCTGCACCAAGGTACTCAACGCCAAGCACCTGGCTATTGAACCTGATGTGCTTGAGGAGGTCAAATGCACACGCATACGACCTTATATACTCCATGACCCTGTGGTGGCTTGGGTACGCCTCCCTCACGCTCTCCGGCCACGCCAGGTCTGAGAACCGGAACGCGGTCGTCGGCGCCTGAAGCCTCGTCGACTCCAAGGTGTGTGCCCACACTCCGCCGATGGTTCCGTCGGCCTCAAACACCACTGGCCTGAACCCCTTGTCGAGGGCGTGCTTGCAGGCTGCTAGGCCGCTCACGCCTGCACCGACAATTCCCACCCGCTTGCTATCCATCACTTGCTCTCTGCTTCCGAGCtcttgggagggagggagggaggaagaagtGAGGGGGAGGCTGGAGGTTTTTGTACAGATTTTCCGTTTGATTCTCTGGATAAGTTAGATTTTTTTGAGATGTTGGATATTTTCAGATGGGGCCAATGGCCAAACAACCACCACTTGCCGTTTTCTTTGGTTGCTTCGTGGGCTATtcctgtcaggctgtcagtgctGTTGTTTTTGCTGTGTTATTTTTTCGTATTCAGTAGGAACCCAAGCATGCTACTGATGAGTAGGTCTCTTTCCGAGTTAAAATATGGGCTACTGCGTTCTTCCCTTTATTTTGAACTTTAATTGTGATTTTATCCTTATTTTCTTTTACTTTGTATTTTTACTCCTACTTTTCCAAAACGAATGTTCAGTTTACCCCTACTCCATTAACAGCAGGTAACGGTGTTAAAAAAGTTGAAAGATGACAAGTTTGCCCTTCCAAATATTACGTTTTTGCTCCTATTTTAAAcctcaattgtgattttacccccactttcttccactttgtgtttttacccctacttTTCCAAAACGAAGGCTCCGTTTACCCCAATTCTTAACTCAGTTATCTACATCCGGATCAAAGCAATTAAAAATTAATAAAAGCCCTATGAAAAGACAAACTTACCCATTATCTCTCGGTCGTCTCTCTCAGGGTCGTCTCTCTTAACACTAGCAGGcagcgggcagctgggtgcggcgacggtggcggcggaAGGGCAGCCTCCAACCGTTGGGCGGGCGCGTGCGGCCAGACGGAGGAATCAGCGCGGCCACGCGCGGCTTAGCCTGACGTGGGCGCGCAGCCAGGCACGCGGCTCTGCTTGGCGTGGGCGCGCGCGGCTTGGTCGGCGTCGCGAGCGCGCGTCTCGTGAAAGCAGCTGACCATGGAGCTGAAGACccgcctctccctctctcaaCTCTAGCGGATGGCTGGGTGCGGCGCTCGTGGAAGGGAGTGTGGACTCACAATCCCTTCCACGAGCGCCGCACCCAGCCATCCGCTAGAGTTGAGAGAGAGAGGCGGGTCTTCGGCTCCATGGTCGGCTGCTTTCACGAGCCGCGCGCTCACGACGCCGGCCAAGCCGTGCGCGCCCGCGCCAAGCAGAGCCTCGTGCCTGGCTGTGCGCGCCCGCGCCAAGCAGAGCCGCGTACCTGGCTGTGCGCCCACGTCAGGCTAAGCCGCGCGCGCCCGCACCGCTTCCTCCGCCTGGCCGCACGCGCCCGCTCGCCGCGCCCGCCCAATGGCCCGACGCTGCCCTTCCGTCGCCACTGCCGCCGCACCCAATCACCCGCTGTCTGCTAGCGTTGAGAGGGATGACCCTGAGAGAGACGACCGAGAGATAAGCGGTAAGTTTGTCTTTTCACAGGGCTTTTATTAATTTTTAATTGCTTTGATCCAGATGTAGATAAATGAGTTAAGAATTAGGGTAAACGAAGCCTTCGTTTTGAAAAAGTAGggataaaaacacaaagtggaagaaagtgggggtaaaatcacaattggggttTGAAATAGGGGCAAAAACGCAATATTCGGAAGGGCAAACTTGTCATCTTTCAACTTTTTTAACACCATTACCTGCTGTTCACGAAGTAGGGGTAAATTGAACCTTCGTTTTGAAAAAGcaagggtaaaaacacaaagtggaagGAAATGAGGATAAAATCATAATTGTGCTTCAAAATAGGGGTAAGAACGCAATAGCCCGTTAAAATATCTATATCTCCACGCCATCAGATCTGtactattttatttttttagagaAGGCACATTTAGATATAGGTGACATTGACAGCATTGGGCTTGTTGGTGAACATCAACTTGTTTGATATCTGACATGATCACTGTATCCATTACCATTTTGTATTTGTAATAACGCCCTATTTTAGTTGAAAGAAACGTTTCTGTTTTGGTTCATACCATCGGCATCAATTTTGATACTGACCCAGGCTGATTTACTCATCAAAATTGTGTACTAGTGTAACTGAAATCCAATTGAAAACAAAAATCCACATCCAATCTAAACTCAATACAAGATGATATCCAATCCAACCCCATCCAGTCGTTTAGTAAAATCTAAGTTGATCCAACAATCTCAGAACTTTGGTATTGAAATCTTCAAACTCACGTTCATATTACAAAATTTTTCGCTAACTTGTCTGAAAACTGTTGTAAGTGGAGTTCCGATAAAAGCTCCACTCTCATTGGATATCCGCGTAGTCGACGGCGCCGTAAGGCTGGAACCACTCGGCGAGGAAGCCCTTCTTCCTCCTGGGGTGGCAGCCCATGTCGCGGCACAGCTGGTCGTTGTACCAGATGTTGACGGCGCCGAGGCAGGACCCGCGGAAGCTCTCCCCGTTGCTCCGCCTCATGTACCGGCCCCACTCCGCCACGCTCTGCTCCATCCGCGGCACGCTGGGCAGCCGGAACGCGCCGTCCAGGAACCGCGCCACCCACTTGGCCATCATCTCGATGGAGTAGATGTTGGTCAGGCTCTCCGAGTACCCGACCACCGCCATCTGCGGGATCCGAGGGTGCACGCACTCCCTGTAGAGAGGGACGGCGGTGTCCGACGAGACGGCGACGATCGCCTTCACCCTGGTCGACACGAACATGTCCCTGAGCTTCTGGTCGCCGCGGAAGCCGGTGGCGAGTATCACCACGTCGGCGGGGACGACGGCAACGGCCCCGTCACCGCCGTCCAGCACCAGGCCGTCCTCGCAGAAGGTGAAGGACCTAGACCGCCTGATGACGACGCTGCCGTCCCTCACCTTGTCGTAGAACGCCTCCGGCAGCATGCCGATCTTGCACGAGGAGATCGAGCCGGCGAACCCGAACTCCGGCTCCATGCCGTACTCCCGCATCGGTATCGCCTTCTTGTAGTACGCTCCCGTCAGCTTCGATATCAGCCACGCCTGGAGTAACAGACATCAGCGCTGATGTCGAGGGCCACCAATGGACATGTTGCTTTGCATACCAAGGGCGTGAGCAATGTGGCGAGGAGGGTGGACACCAGGCCGGCGCCGGGCTTGCGGACCATGAGCTCCGCGAACCTGTTCATGTAGAGGTACCCGAGGTGGAGCTTGCCCCAGACACTGACGTCGTGCAGCAGCCACTGTGGGCTTCTGCAGATCATCGTGCACGGCCGCTCCACACCATTGGCGTCGGCGCACTCGGCCGCGATGTCAAAGGCGGACTTGCCGgagccgacgacgacgacgcgttTGCCCTTGACCAGCGCGGCGGCGTCCGCGTCGTCCATGTCGGACAAGTCCATGGAGTGGAGCACCCGCCCGCGGAACGCGTCGGGGCCGCCGCCGGGCGGGAACGCCGGGATGTTGGGCACGCCGCTGAACCTCCCGATGCACAGGATCAGGAAATCGAACTCGTATACCTGCGTCGGGTCGGAATCGCCGTGCCGCACGGTGAGGCGCCACACGCCGGCGCCGTCGCCACCGAACGCCTCGCCGTTCCCCGCCCACTGTTCAGTCAGGTCGTCATCAGCAGCGCCGACGTACTCCGCTGCCACGACCTGGCTCCGGAACCTGACGCATTCGTGGACGCCGAAGCGGCGCGCGTAGGCGGCGAGGTACTCGACGACCTGGTCGTGGCGCGGGTACGTGTCGGCGCCCTCGGGCCACGGGAAGTCGGAGAAGCGGTACCCGGCGGTGGGCGACTGCAGCCGGGTGGACGCGAGCGTCCGCGTCCACAGGCCGCCCACGGTGGCGCCCGCCTCGAAGACCACCGGGCGGAAGCCCCTCGCCAGGAGGTGCTTGCACGCGGCGAGCCCGCTCGTGCCGGCGCCGACGATGGCCACCCGCTTCGCCGCCTTGTGATCCATTGGCGCCACTGCCGACCGCTATCCACTGGTGCTGCTGCCTCTTGAAACCGTGTAGTGTGTGCAATCTCGATGACGGGCATTTTTGTATTTAAAAAATATTGGCGCGAGCCATGTGCCACATTTTTCAATGCCGGTGTGGGTTGGAGTACGTGCGATTCAACATATTAGTCACTGACTACTTTTCTGGATTGCATAAAAAAACCAATGGAGGCGGCTTAGCGGGTCGGCTATTGCGTCATTGCATAGGTGTGTGCGTTGAAATCGCATCGCAGCCTATGGTTCAAAAGAGGGCAGTCTGTAGGCCAGAAACAGTTCAATCGCCAACCTTATCATCCGACCGACGCACTGCGCGCATATATTCCACAGCAATTGCATTTCGCGTGGATAGCAAGAAGAGTTAAACACACGAGTGGTCTCTGAAACTGTTAGGGCGTGCTACTTAGGTGTATAGATTTTGAAAATGTATTTGACTTCTTATACTAGTTAAGTGGTGCATCACACATCTCTAAACTTGTTAAATAGTGTACCACGGGTCTAATTTTGAACCATACCAGCTACTATGATGCACCACTTAATAAATTTAGGACACCGAAATATGTTTTCAAAATTCGTTGATCCAAGTAACACACATGACAAGTTCAAAGAATAACAACCGTTGCCTATTGGTTGCTGACTCCAACGTCCCATCTCATGAACACCACGGCTAATGGATTAGAATCAGGCATAATAGTCACAGACGAACCAAGGGGCAGATTTCGATTCATTCGTCCATGGTTCGAGTATATGTTCAAACATGTGGTTCACTCTTAGAACAACATTAGCTCGCGTCGAATCGCTTCCTCTAACCTAAAGAATTGAATGAATCAAGGGATGAACCGTGGGCCCTAAAAATTTAAAGCAACAACGTTAACATGAAACACTATTTCGCCATCCCTTACATATCTAACCTTAGAATTAAGCAAGAACACTAAGTTTCATCCTTAAACCGAGTCCTTAGCAAGATTTATACCAACAATATCGTCCTTATAAGGTCTAGAAATATAAAACCTAGCAATTAAATGGGCAAACTAGCAAAAGATTAAATCGTAGTTGTCACCGAGTAATTCAAGCACACAAGCACAAAAGCAAGTAACCATAACAagaaggattaagtccacttttggccccttAACTGttgtgttggtctaattttaaccctc belongs to Miscanthus floridulus cultivar M001 chromosome 4, ASM1932011v1, whole genome shotgun sequence and includes:
- the LOC136552258 gene encoding probable flavin-containing monooxygenase 1, which encodes MDHKAAKRVAIVGAGTSGLAACKHLLARGFRPVVFEAGATVGGLWTRTLASTRLQSPTAGYRFSDFPWPEGADTYPRHDQVVEYLAAYARRFGVHECVRFRSQVVAAEYVGAADDDLTEQWAGNGEAFGGDGAGVWRLTVRHGDSDPTQVYEFDFLILCIGRFSGVPNIPAFPPGGGPDAFRGRVLHSMDLSDMDDADAAALVKGKRVVVVGSGKSAFDIAAECADANGVERPCTMICRSPQWLLHDVSVWGKLHLGYLYMNRFAELMVRKPGAGLVSTLLATLLTPLAWLISKLTGAYYKKAIPMREYGMEPEFGFAGSISSCKIGMLPEAFYDKVRDGSVVIRRSRSFTFCEDGLVLDGGDGAVAVVPADVVILATGFRGDQKLRDMFVSTRVKAIVAVSSDTAVPLYRECVHPRIPQMAVVGYSESLTNIYSIEMMAKWVARFLDGAFRLPSVPRMEQSVAEWGRYMRRSNGESFRGSCLGAVNIWYNDQLCRDMGCHPRRKKGFLAEWFQPYGAVDYADIQ
- the LOC136550090 gene encoding probable flavin-containing monooxygenase 1, translated to MDSKRVGIVGAGVSGLAACKHALDKGFRPVVFEADGTIGGVWAHTLESTRLQAPTTAFRFSDLAWPESVREAYPSHHRVMEYIRSYACAFDLLKHIRFNSQVLGVEYLGAAEEEIMSWEQWSGNGTAFGAVKGGGWRLTVQDLRVGSTEVFMVDFLILCIGRHSGTPNIPEFPVNGPELFKGKILHSLDYSYMDDVAQFVKGKRVTIIGSGKSAFDIAADVAKVNGATQPCTIIYRTKHWLVHKSSIWGVDLSYFYLNRISQLLVHKPGEGFLRYMLAAALSPLRWAISKVIETYYKWSIPLQKHGMVPDYSFSFAMSSCLIAMLPEGFYDRVDKGSIILKKSKAFNFSSDGIILQDRNETIKSDIVILATGFRGDQKLRDIFTANWCRKIVAGSPDTAAPLYRECIHPRIPQLAIVGYSESLTNIYASERMSNWVAHFLAGGFKLPSIRCMEKSVTEWAEYKNLYNGKYFRRSCISTTNIWLNDLLCQDMGCNPKRKKGFLAEWFQPYGPADYAGLC